The genome window AGGATTATCCCATGGGGATTCAGGATGCGGCGGTGGGGATCATTCACGGCAAGATCGTTGCCGCGGGCGGGTTCACCAGGCATCCGGCGGACGTCGTCAAGCACCATCCTGATGCTCTCGGTGGGCGGCCGAGTGGTTTCACCAAGCTGGCGTTTGTTTTCGATCCCCGGCACGAGTCTGGCGGCTGGAAGCGTATCGCCGACATGCCGGGCCCTCCTCGACAGGGGGCGGCGGTCGCGGTCGTGGACGACATGCTGTACGCGATGGGCGGGATCAACTACACCGAGCCATTGACCTATCGCGACACCTACCGATTACAGGAGAAAGCGGGGAGGTGGGTGTGGGAAGAGCTGCGGTCCTGCCAGCTTCCGTGGCCGATCTATGGAGCGGCGGCGAGCACGGCGGTGGTCGGCAAGAGAATCTACCTGACCGCGGTGGCCGACTACTTCCGGGGGCCTGATGCTGATGGGTCCGATTTCCGAATGAACCGTGCCCTGGTCCGGGCGTAGCGGAAGGTGACGCTCTGTGGTCTGGCCAATGCGGAGGGGTCGCCCGTACAATGCTCAGTCATGAATCAGAAACGCTGGATGTGGATCGGCTGGCTTTGTGCCCCTACTCTTTTGTTCGGGCAGTCGCGGCCGGTGGCGTCGCCTGGCCCCGGCAGTCGCCCGGCCGCCCAGGTCGCGACGACGTATCGGAACCCGATCATCGACCGTCTCGGGCCTGCCGATCCGATGGTCATTCTCCACCAAGGCACCTACTACCTGTATCCCACGCTGGACGGCAGGGGCTACGACGTGTTCACGTCCAAGGACTTGGTGCACTGGGAGAGGAAGCCCAAATGCTACACTGATTCGCGCCGCGGCGCGTGGGCTCCGGATGTTTTCCATCACAAGCGGGGTGATGGCAAGTTCTATCTCTACTACACCGTTGACAAGCCGGGCGGCAGCAAGCTGATCGGCGTGGCGGTTGCCGATCATCCGCTCGGGCCGTTCGTTGACCGGGGCACACTCCTGGAAGACGCCATTGACGCTCATCTGTTCCAGGACGACGACGGTGCCATGTACCTCTATTTTGTCAACATTGCCGACGGTTCCAACAAGATTGGTGTGCAGCGAATGGCGGACCCGCTCACCAAGAAAGGGGAGCCGACGATCGTGATCCGGCCGGTGGACGAATGGGAGAGGCATGGGGCGCCGATCGCGGAGGGCCCCTGGATGCTAAAGCACAAGGGTCTCTACTACCTGATGTACTCGGGCAGCGGCGCGGATCGCCCGGACTACGCGATTGGCTACGCCACCGCTCGATCGCCGGCCGGACCGTTCATCAAGTACCGCGGCAACCCCATCGCCAAGCGAGGGAACGGCGTATTCGGTCCCGGCCATCACTGTGTCGTCACCGCCCCTGACGGCAGGTTATGGATGGTCTATCACCAACAGAACAGTGAGAAGATCGGTTGGGCTCGTTTTCTGGCGATCGACCCGTTGTGGTTCGACGAAGAGGGAGTGATTCACGTGCGAACCACGCGTGGTACAGATCAGCCAGGACCGCCACGATTACCGGACTGAGGGTCGCCGGTGAAAGGCTCTTTGGCGCAGAGCATACGGCATCGCAGCGCCCAGCAGGATGAGGGATGTCGGTTCAGGCACGATGGCGTCGATCTTGCTGCGGAAGGTCGTGTAGTCACCCGGGGAGTAACCCGCTCGGTGGTCGAGGATTTCCCACTGCCTGTTGCCCGATCCGGCCACGCCGTCGATCAGCACGAACATGGGGACGCCACCGAGGGTGTAGTGCGCGTAGACGGTTCGGGCCCCGTCGTCGAGGGCCAAGTCGAGGTCATATTGCTGAATCAGGGCGGAAGTTTGTGCCCGATTGGATGGTTCGACGCTGATGGACAGGAACTGGACGGGGATCCCGGCGGGGTTTCCATTTCGGGCTTCGTAGTAGTCCTGAATCTGGGTTTCCAGTTCGGGCAACGAGGCTCGGCAATGCGGACACCAATAGACGAAGAAGTCCAGGAGTACGATCTGTCCGGCGAAGTCGTACAGGCGAACGGGGGAACGGCTGGTCCACTCGGGCAGGGTAAAATCCGGGGCGATCTGCCCTACCCGGCCGGCGGCCATGACCGGAGTAACGCAGGGGGCAATCAGAACAAGGGCGAGAAAAGCAAGACCGAGGCGCGGCTTGGATGTCATGACTTCTGGTCCCTCCTTCCGGACGAGGCTCAGCCGTTTTCTTCCTGCTTCATGGGTGGACGGCGTGTCACCATTGTACAGCGCCGCGGCCAAGCTGCCGCCGACAATTCTGGGGCTGCGGATCACCTTGAGTCTCTGCGGTCTGCCGAGGAGAGGCCTCCTTTGACTCCGGCGTTTTCCATGGTGCGGACGAGTGGTCTGACCTTTCTCTTCTCTGGCGGCGGGATTGGCCGAGGTGACCTCGTGACGATGACGCCTGGGGTGATCGTTTCGCACTCAGTTGCGCGGAGCCTGTCCGCGCGAGTTTGTCCCGCTTTCGGCCCTGACGGCATCTTTTGAAGCTGCAAGTCCTGTATTTCTTGTGGGTTGGGGGACAGCGGGTGATGGGACTTGAACCCACGACATTCACGTTGGCAACGTGACGCTCTACCACTGAGCTACACCCGCACGCGTAAGCTCTTCCATGGAACTATACCCGACGGGGCGTAGGATTCAACCCCCGGGTGACGATGATTCTGCGATTGAGGCGAGGCCGGGCTTTTCGAGGGGGTGGGCCCAATTGGGGAGAGCGAAGCCGGGGGCGGACGTGGGTGGCTGGTGCGGCTGAGCCGGAGGCTCGAGGTGGACTCGTGGCCAGCCGCTGGTTATGTAAACTATTGTCAGGAAGAAGGTTAGGGATAAGCGTGCTGCCGGCCGGAGGGTACAGGTCCGCGAGGGCTGAAGGGGCCCTGTGGCGGATGTGCATTCTTGCGCCGACTTCGGTACACTAGTGAGTTTGGTTCGGCCAACCTGGGACGGGCTGGTTGGCGATAGACTGTTCGAAAACCTTGAAGGAGACCGACTCAATGGCACTGGTACCGATGCGAGTCCTGCTGGATCATGCGGCCGAGAACAACTATGGGGTGGCCGCGTTCAACGTGAACAACATGGAGCAGATTCAGGCGATTATGGCTGCCGCCCAGGAGACGAACTCGCCGGTGATTGTGCAGGCTTCACGGGGAGCCCGGAGTTACACCAATGACGCCTATCTCCGGCACCTCATGCTGGCGGCGGCGGAATTGCATCCGCAACTTCCGATTGCGATGCACCAGGATCACGGGAACTCGCCGGAAACGTGCCAGAGTGCGATTGACCAGGGTTTCACCTCGGTCATGATGGATGGCTCGCTGTCGGTGGACGGCAAGACCCCTTCCACCTTCGAATACAACGTGGAGGTGACGAAGAAAGTGGTGGACATGGCTCATGCCAAGGGTGTGACCGTGGAAGGCGAACTCGGCTGCCTGGGGGGGATTGAGGACGGCCACGGGGCCGGCATGACCGGTGCTGAGGCTCTCAAGCACCTGACGGACCCGGATCAGGCCGCGGAGTTTGTGGCCAAGACTGGTGTTGACGCTCTGGCGGTGGCCATTGGCACCAGTCATGGGGCGTACAAGTTCACCCGCAAGCCGACTGGCGACGTCCTGGTGATGACGGTCATCGAGAAGATCCACCAGAAGCTGCCCAACACCCATCTGGTCATGCATGGTTCGTCGAGCGTACCGCAGGAACTTCTGCAGATTATTCGCGAGTATGGCGGGGAGATGAAGGAGACCTATGGGGTCCCGGTGGAGGAGATACAGCGGGGCATCAAGCATGGGGTTCGCAAGATCAATGTCGACACGGATAACCGTCTGGCGATGACTGGAGCCATCCGGAAGGTTTTCGCGACCAAGAAGGGCGAGTTTGACCCACGGCATTACCTGGGCCCGGCCCGGGACGCCATGAAGCAGGTGTGCATCGACCGCATGGTCGCCTTCGGGCAGGCGGGTCAGGCCGGGAAAATCAAGCCGAAAACGTGTAAGGAGATGGTCGCCTTTTACACGAAGGGCAAATAGGCCGATAGAATAGACTGGGCTTTCGGTTGGCGCGCCGATGCTCTGTTCCTTTCCCCCCGTTCGTTGCGGTTGATGGGAGAGGGAGTGCTTGCTCATTGGCTAAGGAGTCCACCGATGCAATGCAAGGTGCAGTATGGTTTCTTTGCGGTTGCGGCAGTTCTGGTCCTGGGCCTCGCGGCAGGTTTATGCGGCTGTGTGCCCCCGCAGAATCCGCCGCCGACCAACAATTCGCCGACCGCCAACGCCGGGCCGGATCAGAATGTTCTGCCCAGTGCGGCGGTGACTTTGACCGGGGCGGCCAGTACCGACCCTGACGGTGACGCCTTGACTTACGCCTGGACCCAGGTGCTTGGGACAACT of Phycisphaerae bacterium contains these proteins:
- the fba gene encoding fructose-bisphosphate aldolase class II (catalyzes the reversible aldol condensation of dihydroxyacetonephosphate and glyceraldehyde 3-phosphate in the Calvin cycle, glycolysis, and/or gluconeogenesis) codes for the protein MALVPMRVLLDHAAENNYGVAAFNVNNMEQIQAIMAAAQETNSPVIVQASRGARSYTNDAYLRHLMLAAAELHPQLPIAMHQDHGNSPETCQSAIDQGFTSVMMDGSLSVDGKTPSTFEYNVEVTKKVVDMAHAKGVTVEGELGCLGGIEDGHGAGMTGAEALKHLTDPDQAAEFVAKTGVDALAVAIGTSHGAYKFTRKPTGDVLVMTVIEKIHQKLPNTHLVMHGSSSVPQELLQIIREYGGEMKETYGVPVEEIQRGIKHGVRKINVDTDNRLAMTGAIRKVFATKKGEFDPRHYLGPARDAMKQVCIDRMVAFGQAGQAGKIKPKTCKEMVAFYTKGK
- a CDS encoding glycoside hydrolase family 43 protein, with the protein product MNQKRWMWIGWLCAPTLLFGQSRPVASPGPGSRPAAQVATTYRNPIIDRLGPADPMVILHQGTYYLYPTLDGRGYDVFTSKDLVHWERKPKCYTDSRRGAWAPDVFHHKRGDGKFYLYYTVDKPGGSKLIGVAVADHPLGPFVDRGTLLEDAIDAHLFQDDDGAMYLYFVNIADGSNKIGVQRMADPLTKKGEPTIVIRPVDEWERHGAPIAEGPWMLKHKGLYYLMYSGSGADRPDYAIGYATARSPAGPFIKYRGNPIAKRGNGVFGPGHHCVVTAPDGRLWMVYHQQNSEKIGWARFLAIDPLWFDEEGVIHVRTTRGTDQPGPPRLPD
- a CDS encoding TlpA family protein disulfide reductase — its product is MTSKPRLGLAFLALVLIAPCVTPVMAAGRVGQIAPDFTLPEWTSRSPVRLYDFAGQIVLLDFFVYWCPHCRASLPELETQIQDYYEARNGNPAGIPVQFLSISVEPSNRAQTSALIQQYDLDLALDDGARTVYAHYTLGGVPMFVLIDGVAGSGNRQWEILDHRAGYSPGDYTTFRSKIDAIVPEPTSLILLGAAMPYALRQRAFHRRPSVR